In Methanobrevibacter sp., a genomic segment contains:
- a CDS encoding NAD(P)-binding domain-containing protein: MIIGFIGFGKVSKNLFKLVDSDEVQFITSFENRSIKTVENIKKAGIDVLDSFKEVAIESDILISANSPNSALDVAKSYGKYAKGIFLDLNNISPDTTLEINSHVENLVDGAIIGKIDSENPILYLAGEKADELLFLNDFIKTEKISDNVGDVAILKLLRSSYTKTISAALIESYHIAKSHDLEDEFFDILKLTEGDDFREKSLSRINNTLYNSKRKSEELCEIIDYFKDEDLTMAKSALKKISQ, encoded by the coding sequence ATGATTATAGGTTTTATAGGTTTTGGAAAAGTCTCTAAAAATCTTTTTAAATTAGTCGATTCGGATGAGGTGCAATTCATCACATCCTTTGAGAATCGTTCCATTAAGACAGTTGAAAACATTAAGAAAGCAGGTATTGATGTTTTGGATTCATTTAAAGAAGTCGCTATTGAATCTGATATTCTAATTTCTGCAAATTCTCCTAATTCTGCTTTGGATGTTGCAAAATCATATGGAAAATATGCAAAAGGAATTTTCCTTGATTTAAATAACATCTCTCCTGACACCACTTTGGAGATCAACAGTCATGTTGAAAATCTGGTGGATGGGGCAATAATTGGCAAAATCGACTCTGAAAATCCGATTTTATATTTGGCTGGTGAAAAGGCGGATGAGCTATTGTTTTTAAACGATTTTATCAAAACAGAAAAGATAAGCGATAATGTTGGGGATGTGGCCATTTTGAAATTGCTTAGGAGCAGTTACACCAAAACGATATCTGCAGCTTTAATCGAATCATATCATATAGCAAAAAGCCATGATTTGGAAGATGAATTTTTTGATATCTTAAAATTGACTGAAGGTGATGATTTTAGAGAAAAGTCACTTTCAAGAATAAATAACACTTTATATAATTCTAAAAGAAAAAGTGAAGAATTATGCGAAATAATAGATTATTTTAAAGATGAAGATTTAACGATGGCAAAATCGGCATTAAAAAAAATCAGCCAATGA
- a CDS encoding adenylyltransferase/cytidyltransferase family protein yields the protein MLMLIGISADFDPVHKGHEKLISEARKLADEENKKVVVYLNKGFSANHAPFFVDFEARREMALALGADEVKSFEGLHHRLVLSYSVPIRLKQMIDDGVTDYITSASIPLSEIKSKAQKFIDEGNFVGMPKTYKNRNEIRWYAINEFLGSKLKYHVTKEFNKEKYSGRLIRQSIIDNDMTITKDVERLLPKTTVDILQSEIDAGRVPGKRNWKDIYKRMNTYSRGNLEKIAYLNGNTINEIIKRRVYRDPESIWAAFRRSDYGPVMTRLAISAIEMEVTKKEVMDLMKSYEAQGVIPDNQKVQKVIDRAWYVASKGDEGIRAREANDKFRKENIEVNAPLEIEAGLNLTKFETKITKEGIPTDLYVDKNGKISVQFKSEGKKIKTNLRLPALEVTYLRYIMDSHFIPVSGSIKKAKRGFKVKVIIG from the coding sequence GTGTTAATGTTGATTGGAATTAGTGCAGATTTTGACCCGGTGCATAAAGGTCATGAAAAATTAATCAGTGAAGCCCGCAAATTGGCTGATGAGGAAAATAAGAAGGTGGTCGTTTATCTCAATAAGGGTTTCAGTGCAAATCATGCTCCCTTTTTTGTTGATTTCGAAGCCCGTCGTGAAATGGCTTTGGCTCTGGGAGCTGATGAAGTAAAATCCTTTGAAGGCCTTCATCACAGATTGGTGCTGTCCTATAGCGTTCCAATCAGGCTGAAGCAGATGATTGACGATGGAGTGACTGACTACATTACCTCTGCAAGCATTCCCCTTTCAGAAATCAAATCAAAAGCGCAAAAGTTTATCGATGAGGGGAACTTTGTAGGAATGCCAAAAACATACAAAAACAGGAACGAAATCAGATGGTACGCCATAAATGAGTTTCTTGGATCCAAACTGAAATATCATGTTACTAAAGAGTTCAACAAAGAGAAGTACTCAGGACGCCTAATAAGGCAATCCATTATCGATAATGACATGACAATTACAAAAGACGTTGAAAGATTGCTTCCAAAGACTACTGTTGATATCCTGCAATCGGAAATTGATGCTGGAAGAGTTCCCGGCAAGAGAAATTGGAAAGACATCTATAAGCGAATGAACACCTACTCCAGGGGAAATCTTGAAAAAATAGCCTATCTTAACGGAAATACGATTAATGAGATAATTAAAAGAAGAGTTTATAGAGACCCTGAATCAATATGGGCTGCATTTAGAAGGTCAGATTATGGTCCCGTCATGACAAGACTTGCAATAAGTGCAATCGAGATGGAAGTTACAAAAAAAGAAGTAATGGATTTGATGAAAAGCTATGAAGCGCAAGGCGTAATTCCAGACAATCAGAAAGTTCAAAAGGTAATTGACAGAGCATGGTACGTTGCAAGCAAAGGAGATGAAGGCATCCGTGCTCGTGAAGCAAATGATAAATTTAGAAAAGAAAACATTGAGGTTAATGCACCCCTTGAAATAGAAGCCGGACTCAATTTAACAAAGTTCGAGACAAAGATTACAAAAGAAGGCATTCCAACAGATTTGTATGTTGACAAAAACGGCAAAATTTCCGTTCAATTCAAAAGCGAAGGCAAAAAAATCAAAACAAATCTAAGGCTTCCTGCTCTAGAGGTAACTTATCTAAGATACATTATGGATTCCCATTTCATTCCGGTCAGCGGAAGTATAAAAAAAGCTAAAAGAGGATTTAAGGTTAAGGTAATCATTGGCTGA